The sequence atcacctccagACCCGATCCTTGATATGTAGCTTTATGGAccttcaaggtggctcaccaaTAAAGGCAAAGCCATTGTCATTGAACGAATTAGACCGAGGCAACGCCCCGGATACGTCatcaaactccagatctggcacccccacaCGACTGAGACATTGGAGGAGGAAACCATACTGCctgccacgaaccacgaacccagcaaaCGATCCACCATCTTCCAGATACCGCCGATGCAGGCCACAATCTGCATCCACTCCTGAACTACCTCCTAAGCTCCGCGCCcgcgctggagcaaacgccgtcgcaatgGCGAATCCCGAGGACACAAATCGACCACGTGGATGCCGCCGCCGCATCATCTTACTTGAATAGATTGGTTTCCAAATCCACCCCAAAAGCGGATCGCCTCGTTAGGGAAGAATCTGAAAATTTATTAgtcgacgccgccatcgccacaGCCGAAGTCAAGACGATGAACAACCCAAAACCCTAAGCTTCAATGGCTAAAACAATCCACACACGTGGATCCGGCGACTCCTTCTTACTACCGACGACCGAGATTGCCGGTGAAGAGAAGCCCCCCAGAAAAGCGCCCTGGCGGCTGGAGGCGAGATCGCCTTTCTTTCTTAGAAAGCGATAAACGGGAGGTGGCACTAACGCTCAAACCTTCAGATACATTGTTGGAGTTGCCCTTACACGCGTCGGGTTGGAACTTGGCCACGGTTACCGGTACGTTTGGCTGGGTGGAGCTCGACCGCGTAGTGTGATCTGCCGGGAAAAACTTCAACCCAAGTTCACAACGGTTCGACTGCAGGCCGTGCAAAACCCGGGGCGTTCCGAGGTCGTCCGCGAGCCAGCCCGTTGCCCGATCGGTCGGCCGACCCGACCCACCCCCTCCCTGCCAGGATATCTCCCCCTGCTCGCCGTCTCCACCTATCACCCTCCTCCTCGNNNNNNNNNNNNNNNNNNNNNNNNNNNNNNNNNNNNNNNNNNNNNNNNNNNNNNNNNNNNNNNNNNNNNNNNNNNNNNNNNNNNNNNNNNNNNNNNNNNNNNNNNNNNNNNNNNNNNNNNNNNNNNNNNNNNNNNNNNNNNNNNNNNNNNNNNNNNNNNNNNNNNNNNNNNNNNNNNNNNNNNNNNNNNNNNNNNNNNNNNNNNNNNNNNNNNNNNNNNNNNNNNNNNNNNNNNNNNNNNNNNNNNNNNNNNNNNNNNNNNNNNNNNNNNNNNNNNNNNNNNNNNNNNNNNNNNNNNNNNNNNNNNNNNNNNNNNNNNNNNNNNNNNNNNNNNNNNNNNNNNNNNNNNNNNNNNNNNNNNNNNNNNNNNNNNNNNNNNNNNNNNNNNNNNNNNNNNNNNNNNNNNNNNNNNNNNNNNNNNNNNNNNNNNNNNNNNNNNNNNNNNNNNNNNNNNCACCCTCCCCGCCCGGCGGCCGCCAACACCACCGGCGCCGCCTCGCCGCAGGAATGGTtccgcccgcgccgcccggccgACTCCGACCCCTCCACCTCCGGCGGGCGCGTCGCGGCGCGCGACCCGGGCGTGCGCGTCAGGGCCAAGGACGGCGCCGAGGAAAAGAAGGGGGAACGTAAGAGGAGATGGTGGGAGCGCTGGTCCAGGGACAAGGAGAGCTACCTGGTCGACGACGTGGAGCCGCTCCCGATGCCGTTGACCATCCCGGGGACCGAGCCGATGTCGCGGGAGGAGCTCGACCGCCGCCTCAGCTGCGACGTGAAGATCGATGTGGGTGCCCGGTCGCGGTGTCTGTGTTTTCGAGTTATCTGGGGTTGGATATGGTGCCAATTCTTAGATGTTTGTTTGTGCGGCTTTGGATTGTAGGAATGCAAGATGGTTTCGTACGAGTGGACGGGCAAGTGCCGGAGTTGCCAGGGGTCGGGACTGGTGACCTACTTCAGGAAGAAAGGGAAGGAGACCATCTGCACGTGTGTGCCATGCGCTGGCATTGGTGAGATTTCTCGATCTTCATTTCATTACTCAGCTTGTTGTTATTGTTAGGAATAGCACCTGCGAAAGGAAGGGGAGGTAGGAAGCCTTGCTATCTTGCCAGAAGTTAATGCTTTAGCTTGAGTTAAGGCTTGTGATTTGCGACCATGTGTGATGTTGCTGT comes from Triticum aestivum cultivar Chinese Spring chromosome 5B, IWGSC CS RefSeq v2.1, whole genome shotgun sequence and encodes:
- the LOC123112216 gene encoding protein disulfide-isomerase SCO2 (The sequence of the model RefSeq protein was modified relative to this genomic sequence to represent the inferred CDS: added 120 bases not found in genome assembly); the encoded protein is MNPPNPVPARMNPPNPTPLLSLRPSNPAVPLPRRHRRPHSPRPAAANTTGAASPQEWFRPRRPADSDPSTSGGRVAARDPGVRVRAKDGAEEKKGERKRRWWERWSRDKESYLVDDVEPLPMPLTIPGTEPMSREELDRRLSCDVKIDECKMVSYEWTGKCRSCQGSGLVTYFRKKGKETICTCVPCAGIGYVRKITYREGAENLDELDNGRPP